The Comamonas endophytica sequence CGGCAAGGGCCTGGCGCCCCTCGTGCAGCGCCTGTGCGGGCGCGCGCTCAAGCCCCGCGAGGCGACCTATCTGCCGATGCGCGATGCCCAGGGCCAGCCCATCGACCACGGCCTGGCGCTGTTCTTCCCCGGCCCGCACAGCTACACCGGCGAGGACGTGCTCGAGTTGCAGGCCCATGGCGGCACGGTGGTGCTGCAGCTGCTGCTGGCGCGCTGCCTCGAAGCCGCGGCCGAGCTGGAATCCACGGGCCAACCCTGCCTGCCGGGCCTGCGCCTGGCGCAGCCGGGCGAGTTCACCGAGCGCGCCTTTCTCAACGACAAGATCGACCTGGCCCAGGCCGAGGCCATTGCCGACCTGATCGACGCCAGCACCGAGGCCGCGGCGCGCAGCGCCAGCCGCTCGCTGTCGGGCGCGTTCTCGCAGGAGATCCACACGCTGCGCGACGCACTGGTACGCCTGCGCATGCTGGTCGAGGCGACGCTGGACTTCCCCGAGGAAGACATCGACTTCCTGCAGCAGGCCGACGCGCGCGGCCAGCTCGAGCGGCTGCAGCAGTCGCTTGACGGCGTGCTGGCGCGCGCGCACCAGGGCGCGCTGCTGCGCGAGGGCATCAAGGTGGTGATCGCCGGCCAGCCCAACGCCGGAAAAAGCTCGCTGCTCAACGCGCTGGCGGGCGCGGAACTCGCCATCGTCACCGAGATCGCGGGCACGACGCGCGACAAGGTGCAGCAGACCATCCAGATCGAGGGTGTGCCGCTGCACGTGATCGACACCGCCGGGCTGCGCGAGAGCGAGGACACGGTCGAGCGCATCGGCATCTCGCGTGCCTGGGACGAGATCGCCGCGGCCGACGCGGTGCTGTTCCTGCACGACCTCACGCGCCAGGGCCTGGACGACTACCGCGCGGCCGACGACGCGATCCGCGCCACGCTCACCGAGCGCCTGCCGCCGCAGGTGCCGGTGATCGATGTCTGGAACAAGACCGATTCGGCCGGTGCCGATCTGCAGGCCGAGGGGCTGCGCCTGTCGGCGCGCACCGGCGACGGCCTCGACGCGCTGCGCCGGCGCCTGCTCGAGGTCGCGGGCTGGCAATCCGCGCCCGAGGGCCTGTACCTGGCGCGCGCGCGCCATGTCGAGGCGCTGCAGGCCGTGGGCACCCACCTGGACCAGGCCGCCGCGCAGCTGCGCGCCGCCGGCCCGCATCTCGATCTGCTGGCCGAGGAGCTGCGTCTGGGGCAGAACGCGCTCAATGCCATCACCGGGGAGTTCACTTCGGATGATCTGCTGGGGGTGATCTTCTCGAGTTTCTGCATCGGGAAGTGAAGTTGCCTGGGGAGTCCGCCCATGGACCCCGAGCCCAGGACAAAAGCATCACCCCCCGCTTGCCCCAACCCTCGGGCAGGGCAGCGGATCGAACGATGCCGGCCTCCGTGCGCAATTCCCTCCGGACCGCCGCAGCTGCTCGTGCAGGATGCGCCGGATCTCGATGATCGCCTGCGGATGCTCCTGCACGCTGTGGCCGGCTTCGACCACCAGCTCCGACGCGGCGCCGGGCAGGTGCGCGCTGGCGTACGGGACCCAGCCGTCGCTGGAATCGGCCAGCGGCCGGGCGGGTGCGGTGTCGCCGATGATCGAGTGGTAGCGCAGCTGCGGCGCCAGCGGCAGGTTCGAGGTCAGGCGCACGAAAGGGTCCTCGTCGCTGAGGTTGTCGATGCTGTTGGGAATGCGCAGCAGGCCCTGGCGGCCCGGCCGGGGCTGGAGCCGGGCCAGCGCGCGCCGCACGTCGTCGACCTGCTCGAGCATGGGGGAGGGCGGCGTGATCAGCTGGGCCACCCAGCGCGCCACCCGGTTGTTGGCATAGGAGGTGCCGCGGTGCGGCGAGGCGATGAAGATGGCATCGGTGATCTGCGGCAGCGGCTCGAAATCGAGCAGCGGCGCCATGCGCTGCTGCAGCTCCACCCGCTGCCCGGGCTCGAGCTGGTAATCCTCGAGCAACCGGTCCCAGGCCTGGCTGCCGCTGGAGGACACCAGCAGCCGCGCCAGCACGCCGCCCATGCTGTGGCCCACCACGGTCATCCGCTGCGACGCCGGAGCCTGGCGCTGCGGGTCGAAATGCGCGATGGTGGCCTGCAGCGCGTCGCGGATCGCGCGGTTGTTGAGCGCCAACGGCGCACTGGTCGGATAGTAGACCTGCCAGATCTGGTAGTTCCTGCGCAGCGTCTCGTCGCCCAGCACCTCGTTGGCGACATTGATCCAGGCCTCGGGGCTGCTCGCCAGGCCGTGCAGCATCAGCACCACGCGCCGGTCTGGGTCGTAGGGCTGCATCAGGTAGATGCGCGGGCGCTGCAGCCCGTGGCCCAGGCCCAGCAGCGAGCGCACGGCATGCACGGAAAAGCCCGAGCGCGCGAGCCACAGCCCGTAGCCCGAGGTGAAGTTGCCGGCCAGCGGCACCTGCTCGCCCGCGAGCTCCACCCGGCTGAAGCGGTAGGGGTCGTACATCTGCACGTGGATGGCGCGCGTCTGCAGCACCTCGGCCAGCGACTTTCCCTCGAAGCGCAGCAGCGCGGTGAGCGCCGGGAAGGGCGCTTCGCGGAATGGCTGGCCCGCTCCCTCGGCCCGGGGCGTGCCGCCGGGCCTGCTGTCCTGCAGCTTGTCATCGATGGGGAAGACCGCGACCAGCTCGCCGCCGAAACCCTCGCGGCGGTAGAGGTTGCGCAGGCCCGAGAAGCTCAGCGACGCGGCGGTGATGAGCTCGCGCGGCATCTGCTGCGTGCGCGGGCGCACGATACCGTCCAGGCTCAGATGCAGGTTCCAGCCGTGCCAGGGCAGCACCGAGGATTCCAGCGCCGCGAGATGCTGCTCAGGGCTGTGGCGGAACAGTCCGGTGATGGCCTGCTCCACCGCGTGGTTGTAATAGTCGCGCACCTGGGTCTGGCGGTCCTCGAAGACGCGCTCGCCGGGCTTGCGCGAAGAGAAGAACAGGTAGGCATAGGCATGGCGCGCGGTTTCAAGCCAGGCCTCGATCTCGTCGCTGCCATGGCTGCCGGGCGCGCTGCGCTGGGACTGCAGCGCGGCCTGCGTCCACAGCTCGGCCAGCGACGACAGGCGCTGCTCGTCGGTCAGCCCGGGTGTGTCGGCAATGGTGGCGCGGCATTGGGCAGGCAGCTGCGCGCAGTGCTCGCCTTGCAGGCCGATGACGCGCAGCGCCTCCTGGGTGGCGGCGCTGAGCCGGCCGGCGGTGAGGATGTCGGAGCGGCGCTGCGACAGGTATTCCGATGGCTGGATGGAACTGACCCGGACACCCGCGCAACCCGCCAGCAGCGCGGCGGTACACAGGGTGAACAGGGCGGCTAGGCGGGTCAATGAAGCCATGGGACCTCAACGTGGATGGACCGGCAACCCCTGCCGGATGGCGGCGGAAAAATCGGCATCGCTGCCGGCATGCTGCGCGCGCTCGGTGATCCGCCCGCGCGCCTGCAGTTCCTGCAGCGAATAGCCCGGCGTCAGCGCTCCGGCCTCCTGCACATAGCCGGGCAGATAGCCCGACAGCAGCAGGCGCCAATCCAGCGGCAGGCCGGGCACGATGCGCTGCATCATCGCATAGACGATGGTCGTGCAGTTGGCGGTCAACGTCTGGTAGAAGCGCGGCGTGGCGTGCAGTTCCTCGGCCTCGCCGAGGTATTGCTCGAACAGCGCGCGCATGGCCGGCGCGGGCATGTGCACGCGGTAGAGATAGACGTCCTCGCCGCGCACCTGCGCCCGCACCCCCAGGATGTCGCGCTCGTCGGCCGCGACCAGCGCCAGCTCGTAGCGCTTGAAGAATCCGGCCAGCGCGGAATAGCGCTCGTGGCGCTCCTTGCGCACCTCGACCGAGAACACCAGCTGGCGGCCGTCATCGAAGCCAAAGGACACCAGGGTATGGGCGATGGCCGGGCCCATCCAATAGGACAGCGCCATGTCGACCGAGCGCAGGCGGTCGAGGTCGTAGCGCCGGGTTTCCCAGCGCGCGGTGTAGTCGTCATCGCTGCGCCAGGTGAAATTGCGCACGTTGTGCAGCAGTACCTCCGAGCCGTTGCGTTCCGCGCGCAGCGTGCGGGACACGTCGGCGGCCCAGACGCGGTCGTTGGACGGAGTGATCGAGCTCCACCACAGGCCCAGCAGCACGCAGCCCGCCGCCAGCAGCCCCCAGGCACGCCAGGAGCGTGGATCGGCGCTGGCCAGCAGGCCGCCGGCGCCAACCCAGACCACCCACAGGCCGGCGAGCGCCGCGGCAGCCAGCCGCCCGCCCGGCGCATGGCTCCACAGCGCCAGCGCGCCAAAGGCTGCCAGGCCCAGGGCCAGCAGGAGGCCCAGGGCGCGGGCGACAATGCCGGCGACGCGCCCCAGCAGCCGCCGGGGTTGAACGGGAACGGGTGGCATCGGGTGCTCAGTGGCCGGCAAAGTCCACCAGCGTGTAGAGCGGCAGCCCGCTTTCGCGCAGGCGCTCGGAGCCGCCCAGTTCGGGCAGATCGACGATGGCCGCGCCCTCGATCACCTCGGCGCCGAGCTTCTCCAGCAGCTTCTTGCCGGCCATCATCGTGCCGCCGGTGGCGATCAGGTCGTCGATCAGCAGCACCCGGTCGCCGGACTTGACGGCATCGGCATGCAGCTCCACGGTGGCGCTGCCGTATTCCAGCTCGTAGGTCTCTTCGACGGTCGTGAAGGGCAGCTTGCCTTTCTTGCGGATCGGCACGAAGCCGACGTTGAGCTCATAGGCCACGACGGCGCCGAGGATGAAGCCGCGCGCGTCCAGGCCGGCAACGACGTCGGGCCGCAGCGCCGCGTCCATGTAGCGGTGCACGAAGGCATCGATCAGCACGCGAAAGACCTTCGGGTCCTGCAGCAGCGGCGTGATGTCGCGGAACTGCACGCCGGGCGCGGGCCAGTCGGGCACCGTGCGGATGTACTGGCGCAGATATTCGTTGATGGTGGTGTGGAGCATGGGAAACGGTGTTCGGGATCGGGGCCGGGCGGGGCCAGCGGCTGCAGGAGTGTATACAGGCTGTTACCCAGGTCAATGCGGCCGTTCCCGCACGCTGCGGCCCCGCGCTGCGCGCCTTCCGGGAAGGGCGCATAAAATCCGGGCATGAATTCTGCATCCGCTTCCGCGCGCGCGTTCGACGGCCCCCAGGCCCTGCAATTGGCGCGCGACACCCTTGGCATCGAGGCCCAGGCCCTGCTGGCCCTGTCCGACCGTCTGTCCCCCGTGTTCGCGCGGGTGGTCGAGCGCATCCTCGAGATCCAGGGCCGGGTGGTGGTCATGGGCATGGGCAAGAGCGGCCATGTGGGCCGCAAGATCGCCGCCACGCTGGCATCGACCGGCACTCCGTCGTTCTTCGTGCACCCGGGCGAAGCCAGCCATGGCGACCTGGGCATGGTGACGGAAAAGGACCTGGTGCTGGCGCTGTCCAACAGCGGCGAGAGCGACGAGATCGCGGCCCTGCTGCCCGCCCTGCGGCGCCAGGGCGTGCCCGTCGTGGGCATGACCGGCAACGCGCGCTCCACGCTGGCGCGCCATGCGGACTGGGTGCTCGATACCTATGTGGAGCGCGAGGCCTGCCCTCTGAACCTCGCCCCCACGGCCAGCACCACGGCGCAGCTGGCGCTGGGCGATGCGCTGGCGGTGGCGCTGCTCGATGCGCGCGGCTTCAAGGCCGAGGATTTCGCGCGCTCCCACCCGGGCGGCGCGCTCGGGCGCAAGCTGCTGACCCATGTGGGCGACGTCATGCGCTCGGGCAGCGACGTGCCGCGCGTGCCGGCCGACGCCCCCTTCCTGCTGCTGATGCGCGAGATGAGCGCCAAGGGCCTGGGCGCTTCGGCCGTCGTCGGCGCCGACGGCCGGCTGCTCGGCGTGTTCACCGACGGCGACCTGCGCCGGCGCATCGAGCGCGGCGCCGACCTGCTGAGCACCACGGCCGGCGAGGTCATGCATGCCAAGCCCCACACCATCGAGGCGCGGGCGCTGGCCGTCGATGCCGCGCGGCTGATGGAGCAGCACGGCATCACCTCGGTGCTCGTGGTCGAGGGCACCGACGAACTGGTCGGCGTGGTGCATATCCGCGACCTGATGCGCGCCAAGGTGATCTGATGCAGCGTCCCGCTCTGTCCCCGGCGCTGGGATTCGCGCCGCAGCTGCTGCTCAAGGCCCAGGGGGTGCGCGTGGCGTTCTTCGACGTCGACGGCGTGCTCACCGATGGCGGGCTGTATTTCACGCACGAGGGCGAGGTGATCAAGCGCTTCAATACCCTCGACGGCCATGGCCTGAAGCTGCTGCAGAAGGCGGGCATCACCCCGGTGGTGATCACGGGGCGGGATTCGGCGCCGCTGCGCCTGCGCCTGAAGAACCTGGGCGTGGAGCATGCGCGCTTCGGCACCGAGGACAAGCGGCCCGCGGCCGAGGAATTCCTGCAGGCGCTGGGCCTGGACTGGAGCCAGGCCGCTGCCATCGGCGACGACTGGCCCGATCTGCCGGTCATGCGCCGCGCGGCTTTCGCCTGCGCGCCCGTCAATGCACAGGCCGAGGCCCTGGCCGCGGCCGATTACGTCACCGAACGCCCGGGCGGGCAGGGTGCGGCGCGTGAATTCTGCGATCTGCTGCTGGTGGCGTCGGGCCGCTATGCAGCGCTGCTGGAAGGCTATGCATGATGCGCAGCCGATGGCGCCGTGGCTGGGACGGTTTCACGCTCTATCTGCCGGTGGTGCTGATGGGGCTGATGGCGCTTGCCAGCTGGTGGCTGGTGCGCAACGCGCCTTCGGCGCTGCCCGACGCGCCCGCGCGCGCGCCGGTGCATGAGCCCGACTACTTCATGAAGGATTTCTCGGTGCGCAGCTTCGATGCGGCGGGCCGCATGACGCGCCAGCTGCAGGGCGAGATGGCGCGCCACTACCCCGACACCGATACGCTGGAGATCGATGGCGTGCAACTGAATGCGCAGGCCCCGGACGGGCGGCGCACCCGGGCCACCGCGCTGCACGGCCTGAGCAATGGCGATGGCTCCGAGGTGCAGCTGTCCGGCGATGCGCGCGTCACGCGCGAGGCCGTGCGGCTGCCGGATGGCACGCTCTCGCCCGAGCTGCGCTTCGAGGGCGAATTCCTGCATGCCTGGACCAGCGAGGAGCGCGTCGTCTCGGACAGGCCGGTGGTGCTGTGGCGCGGCGCGGACCGCTTCACGGCCGACCGCCTGCGCTACGACAACCTGGACCAGGTACTGCAGCTGGACGGCCGGGTCCGCGGGGTACTGCAGCCCGGGCCGGCGCGCTGACCATGGCAGCGTCGGCGCGTCCCCTGGTCTTCATCACCGGTGCCTCCAGCGGCATCGGCCAGGCGCTTGCGGCACGCTTCTATGCCGAGGGGCATGACCTGGCGCTGGTGGCGCGCAACACCCAGGCCATGCACGACTGGGCCGCGGTCCGGGGGTTGGAGCCGGCGCGCTACGCCATCTACGGCGCCGATGTGTCCAAGGCCGACAGCATCGTCGAGGCCGGCACGCAGTGCATCGTACGCCAGGGCCTGCCGCAGATCGTGGTGGCCAACGCGGGCGTGAGCTGGGGCGTGGACACCGCCGAGCGCGAAGACCTCGACGTGATGGCGCAGCTGCTGGCCACCAACAACCTGGGCATGGCCGCGACCTTCCACCCCTTCCTGCGCGCCATGCAGGCGCGCGGTTCGGGCACGCTGGTCGGGCTGGCCAGCGTGGCCGCGATCCGCGGGCTGCCCGGGCATGGCGCCTACTGCGCGAGCAAGGCTGGCGTGGTGGCTTACTGCGAGAGCCTGCGCGGCGAGATGCGCGCCAGCGGGGTGCGCGTGGTGACGCTGCTGCCCGGCTATGTGGCCACGCCCCTCACGCAAGGCAACCGCTATCCGATGCCCTTTCTGCTGAGCGCCGAGGACTTCGCACGGCGCGCCTGCCGGACCATCCTGCGCCAAAGCAGCTATGCGGTCATTCCCTGGCAGATGGGCATCGTCGCCAAACTGCTGCGGGTATTGCCCAATGCCTTATTCGACCGCCTGCTGCAGGGACGCCAAACCAAGCACCGGCACCGGCTCGAGCCCTGAAAATCCGCGCTGCGCACATTAATGGTGCGATGCGCGGTTTATGCCAGACGCAAAAAAGGCTTCCGTGGAAGCCTTTTTCATTTCTGCGCCGGGATTATTCGCCGTGGTTGTAACCGCCGCGGCCACCGCCACGGGGGCCCGAGCCATAGGGGCTGCGGAAACCGCCATCATTGCGGCCGCCGCCTTCGCGGCCACCGCCGTAGCCGCCGTCACGGCCGCCGCCATAACCGCCGCCACCTTCGCCACGGCCACCGCCGTAGCCGCCACCACCTTCGCGGCCGCCACCGTAGCCGCCGCCTTCACGGCCGCCGCCATAGCCGCCGCCACCTTCGCGGCCGCCGCCATAACCACCACCGCCGTAGCCGCCACCGCCGCCACCGCCGTAACCACCGCCACCGAAGCCGCCGCTGCGTGGAGGACGTGGCTCCATGGGACGTGCTTCATTGACGACGACGCTGCGGCCGCCGAGCGACTGGCCGTTCATACCCTGGATCGCTGCCTGTGCTTCCGAATCGCTGCCCATCTCGACGAAACCAAAACCCTTGGAACGACCGGTGTCGCGTTCCATCATCACCTTGGCGCTCGTCACCGAACCATACGGGCTGAATGCCTGCTCCAGGTCGTTGTCGCGCACTCCGTAAGGGAGATTGCCAACATACAGCTTGTTGCCCATTAGAGACTCCTAAACTCCTCAAGTAACACAATTGCTGTGGTGCTCACATGTTGCCAGCGATCCATGAAAGAAAACCTGCGCACGCATTGCAAATCACCTGCACTGATATCGGGGACCCCGATAACAAATTATGCGGGAAAAGAAATGCAAAAAAAAAGCCAGCCAAAGCCGCATTTGCAGGAAAAAGACGAAAAAAAAGGGCCCGAAGGCCCTTTTTTGACATTGGATTACGGTAAACCCTGAGTCAGTGCTTAGTAGCTGTTGCGGCCACCGCCGAAACCACCGCCACCGCTGCGGCCGCCGCCGAAGCCGCCGCCATTGCCGCCGCCGTAACCGCCGCCGCCGAAGCCGCCACCGCTACGGGGAGGGCGGGGTTCCATGGGACGGGCTTCGTTGACCACGAGGTCACGGCCGCCTTGGTTCTGGCCATGCAGGCCCTGGATAGCGGCTTGTGCTTCCGCATCGCTGCCCATTTCGACGAAGCCGAAGCCCTTCGAACGGCCGGTGTCACGTTCCATCATGACCTTGGCGCTGTTGACGTTGCCGAATTCGCTGAAAGCTTGCTCGAGGTCGCCATCACGGAAAGAGTACGGCAGGTTGC is a genomic window containing:
- the lptC gene encoding LPS export ABC transporter periplasmic protein LptC, translating into MRSRWRRGWDGFTLYLPVVLMGLMALASWWLVRNAPSALPDAPARAPVHEPDYFMKDFSVRSFDAAGRMTRQLQGEMARHYPDTDTLEIDGVQLNAQAPDGRRTRATALHGLSNGDGSEVQLSGDARVTREAVRLPDGTLSPELRFEGEFLHAWTSEERVVSDRPVVLWRGADRFTADRLRYDNLDQVLQLDGRVRGVLQPGPAR
- a CDS encoding adenine phosphoribosyltransferase; the encoded protein is MLHTTINEYLRQYIRTVPDWPAPGVQFRDITPLLQDPKVFRVLIDAFVHRYMDAALRPDVVAGLDARGFILGAVVAYELNVGFVPIRKKGKLPFTTVEETYELEYGSATVELHADAVKSGDRVLLIDDLIATGGTMMAGKKLLEKLGAEVIEGAAIVDLPELGGSERLRESGLPLYTLVDFAGH
- a CDS encoding RNA recognition motif domain-containing protein; amino-acid sequence: MGNKLYVGNLPYSFRDGDLEQAFSEFGNVNSAKVMMERDTGRSKGFGFVEMGSDAEAQAAIQGLHGQNQGGRDLVVNEARPMEPRPPRSGGGFGGGGYGGGNGGGFGGGRSGGGGFGGGRNSY
- a CDS encoding RNA recognition motif domain-containing protein, coding for MGNKLYVGNLPYGVRDNDLEQAFSPYGSVTSAKVMMERDTGRSKGFGFVEMGSDSEAQAAIQGMNGQSLGGRSVVVNEARPMEPRPPRSGGFGGGGYGGGGGGGYGGGGYGGGREGGGGYGGGREGGGYGGGREGGGGYGGGRGEGGGGYGGGRDGGYGGGREGGGRNDGGFRSPYGSGPRGGGRGGYNHGE
- the mnmE gene encoding tRNA uridine-5-carboxymethylaminomethyl(34) synthesis GTPase MnmE; this encodes MLPRHDHPIAAIATAPGRGAVGIVRVSGKGLAPLVQRLCGRALKPREATYLPMRDAQGQPIDHGLALFFPGPHSYTGEDVLELQAHGGTVVLQLLLARCLEAAAELESTGQPCLPGLRLAQPGEFTERAFLNDKIDLAQAEAIADLIDASTEAAARSASRSLSGAFSQEIHTLRDALVRLRMLVEATLDFPEEDIDFLQQADARGQLERLQQSLDGVLARAHQGALLREGIKVVIAGQPNAGKSSLLNALAGAELAIVTEIAGTTRDKVQQTIQIEGVPLHVIDTAGLRESEDTVERIGISRAWDEIAAADAVLFLHDLTRQGLDDYRAADDAIRATLTERLPPQVPVIDVWNKTDSAGADLQAEGLRLSARTGDGLDALRRRLLEVAGWQSAPEGLYLARARHVEALQAVGTHLDQAAAQLRAAGPHLDLLAEELRLGQNALNAITGEFTSDDLLGVIFSSFCIGK
- a CDS encoding SDR family oxidoreductase is translated as MAASARPLVFITGASSGIGQALAARFYAEGHDLALVARNTQAMHDWAAVRGLEPARYAIYGADVSKADSIVEAGTQCIVRQGLPQIVVANAGVSWGVDTAEREDLDVMAQLLATNNLGMAATFHPFLRAMQARGSGTLVGLASVAAIRGLPGHGAYCASKAGVVAYCESLRGEMRASGVRVVTLLPGYVATPLTQGNRYPMPFLLSAEDFARRACRTILRQSSYAVIPWQMGIVAKLLRVLPNALFDRLLQGRQTKHRHRLEP
- a CDS encoding DUF4105 domain-containing protein; amino-acid sequence: MPPVPVQPRRLLGRVAGIVARALGLLLALGLAAFGALALWSHAPGGRLAAAALAGLWVVWVGAGGLLASADPRSWRAWGLLAAGCVLLGLWWSSITPSNDRVWAADVSRTLRAERNGSEVLLHNVRNFTWRSDDDYTARWETRRYDLDRLRSVDMALSYWMGPAIAHTLVSFGFDDGRQLVFSVEVRKERHERYSALAGFFKRYELALVAADERDILGVRAQVRGEDVYLYRVHMPAPAMRALFEQYLGEAEELHATPRFYQTLTANCTTIVYAMMQRIVPGLPLDWRLLLSGYLPGYVQEAGALTPGYSLQELQARGRITERAQHAGSDADFSAAIRQGLPVHPR
- a CDS encoding KpsF/GutQ family sugar-phosphate isomerase, giving the protein MNSASASARAFDGPQALQLARDTLGIEAQALLALSDRLSPVFARVVERILEIQGRVVVMGMGKSGHVGRKIAATLASTGTPSFFVHPGEASHGDLGMVTEKDLVLALSNSGESDEIAALLPALRRQGVPVVGMTGNARSTLARHADWVLDTYVEREACPLNLAPTASTTAQLALGDALAVALLDARGFKAEDFARSHPGGALGRKLLTHVGDVMRSGSDVPRVPADAPFLLLMREMSAKGLGASAVVGADGRLLGVFTDGDLRRRIERGADLLSTTAGEVMHAKPHTIEARALAVDAARLMEQHGITSVLVVEGTDELVGVVHIRDLMRAKVI
- a CDS encoding KdsC family phosphatase; its protein translation is MQRPALSPALGFAPQLLLKAQGVRVAFFDVDGVLTDGGLYFTHEGEVIKRFNTLDGHGLKLLQKAGITPVVITGRDSAPLRLRLKNLGVEHARFGTEDKRPAAEEFLQALGLDWSQAAAIGDDWPDLPVMRRAAFACAPVNAQAEALAAADYVTERPGGQGAAREFCDLLLVASGRYAALLEGYA
- a CDS encoding alpha/beta fold hydrolase, with product MASLTRLAALFTLCTAALLAGCAGVRVSSIQPSEYLSQRRSDILTAGRLSAATQEALRVIGLQGEHCAQLPAQCRATIADTPGLTDEQRLSSLAELWTQAALQSQRSAPGSHGSDEIEAWLETARHAYAYLFFSSRKPGERVFEDRQTQVRDYYNHAVEQAITGLFRHSPEQHLAALESSVLPWHGWNLHLSLDGIVRPRTQQMPRELITAASLSFSGLRNLYRREGFGGELVAVFPIDDKLQDSRPGGTPRAEGAGQPFREAPFPALTALLRFEGKSLAEVLQTRAIHVQMYDPYRFSRVELAGEQVPLAGNFTSGYGLWLARSGFSVHAVRSLLGLGHGLQRPRIYLMQPYDPDRRVVLMLHGLASSPEAWINVANEVLGDETLRRNYQIWQVYYPTSAPLALNNRAIRDALQATIAHFDPQRQAPASQRMTVVGHSMGGVLARLLVSSSGSQAWDRLLEDYQLEPGQRVELQQRMAPLLDFEPLPQITDAIFIASPHRGTSYANNRVARWVAQLITPPSPMLEQVDDVRRALARLQPRPGRQGLLRIPNSIDNLSDEDPFVRLTSNLPLAPQLRYHSIIGDTAPARPLADSSDGWVPYASAHLPGAASELVVEAGHSVQEHPQAIIEIRRILHEQLRRSGGNCARRPASFDPLPCPRVGASGG